In Planococcus citri chromosome 4, ihPlaCitr1.1, whole genome shotgun sequence, the genomic window tccactgctgaaatggatatttcaagttcactgaaaactttgacaccccctagcaacCTCTAAAAAAGGGCTACAGGGCGGCGATTTGCGACATTGGTCATCCTttcagaaggtctttccacagaaaaaacgtcaaaaaaatcgtcgaccccccccttaccacttcttggtcgaattgacgtggaatgaccccgaatgactttttaaaaaatggtcgcTCATTTTTTTAGACACCTAAATCAATCAGTTGACGTTCTATTCGTCAGTTTCTcgtcaaaaaataggtaccacaATTCAACCCCCAAAAACacgttaaaaaaatattttccaactaCGAACCTGAGGTAATTTCTTGGCCTCGACAACATTCATTCCAGCCACTTGAACCACATTCGAAGGCTTCTCAAAAGAAACATGATACGGTGGCTGAGAATTTATAAACGTCATACTGGTATTCTGCACTATCTCGTCCAAAGATGGAATATCACACCCGAAAACATCTCTAGCCACTTTATTCGAAGGAACAGTCGTATAAAGATGTCCAATACTCATCCATAAAAAATACACGTACGTATTGTACAATCTCTCCTTGAACGACATCTTGGGAGCAACTCTACTCAAATAATTAGGTATCACAGCAGGGTTACAGGTGGCTCCAATATTATGAGCGAACCAGGGAAAAATCATATTCGGGAAAACGTTAATCATTGGCACTTGAAACTTATACGAGAATCCAGTATACCACTCGTTATGAACGAAATCACTCAGGAATAAATCGTAATGTTGTGTCGAGTTGAGAAGTTCGGTCAGAGCTGGACATCGAAGCACATCGATCGATTTCGGAATCAGATCTTCAAATCCCATCACTTCCGAGAGTAACGAACGCGGACTAGCGATTTTATCAACAAGAGTAGGTGGTACTTTGGGCATACAGCATTTGATATCGATTTCACGATACTCCGTAGGAGGGACTTTATCAGGAAAAACCGTGTAAACTGTTAGATTATGCCCTCGTTCGGCCAACTTGGCCAGTAAAGGTTTGACAAAAATGTAATGACTGTTGTAAGGTATTAcgaaaaaagccaaaatatcCGAACATTTCGCGAAATGAAACAAACACAACATCACTAGTATTGCTCGATTCATAGCTATAGATTCACTTTTAATAGctataggtagaggtatgtCCACTAACTTCGATACACAGCACGACCGACGACAGAACATTACGTAAGTATAAAGTAAGGTATTCAAATTCGtaacaaaatatgtacaacaTTATTGAGAAACGTGGATTTTCATGCGATGCAACGCGAAGCATATTCCGGTTTTTTTCATGAAACTAATTAATTCTAAGGcaacgaaaaataaatcaaataggtaagcaagtgattttcaaaaaaacgaaggTTAGTATGCTGAAAACGCAACGAAATCATACACTATGCGATGGCGATTCGATACtggatggaaaaaatcaatggCAAGTGTAGCCACTAGCCATGCCCTTACTTGGGAAATAAGAATTAAGTCGAAAAGTGCCGAACATAAtcaaatacatatatatgtatgtaaatGTATGAACAAGACATAGAAAGAGAAAGAATATGCACACAAAAAGTGCAAAGTCAGACATGAAAGATGTAACTTGACGTTAAGTACATCATACTCCCATACTCCCTACATCTCATTCCCCACTCCACCCATCGCCTTTGTCGGAAAAATATTATCAGTTATCACAGGTGTTTTTATTTATACGAACAGAATCATAATGAAGTAGGTATCCTAAATAGAAAATTTCgtacataaataaatacctaaattttctcaaaaagaaattttccaacGAGAAAATTCGTTGATGATTTTCACTTCCCAATGGACCATTGATCATTGTGATACAATTTTAATCACTCTTTTAAGAATTATGTCGTCGAATGAATTGAGCCAATGATTTGAGAAATGAAACAATTGTTTCCCCATCACAGGTTTTTTATTTGATCTTGAATTGTTCTCAGACAAATGCGTTAAACAAGGAGTCCAGAAAATGAAACAAGTTGAAATAAATATAATGATTAGGTGAAAGGGCATATGAATTTGCCAACCCATGCGATGTCAAAAAATCAGGAACTGAGGCAAGGTGAAAAAAacgagcaaaatttgaaaatacaatatcaaaaggatttttcaaatacaatgccaaaaagatttttaatgaaacttgaatttaaaatttaaacaaaaaattagtaCGAGTATGAtaaaaggggggggggacaaactttaaatttttgaaatcatcaagtgaaaataatgaccaaaaaaaaaatattttgtgcgGAATCGAGTTCATGATTCTCCAACAATTCCAACATGTTATGCAGcaagaaataaaaatctaaataaaattttcaaattcgaaaaattcgtaaaattcaaaatttcaaatagaagAGACAATCAAATTCCCAGCagccaattttcattttccaatttttaatgaaagtgaaaaatattacatcaaaaatatggaattttcgTAGCATACGagagaaattgattttatacGAAGCCTTTTGACTTATTTCAACCCCTTGAAGCAAAAATAGAGTATTTCATATCGTTGTGGAACTTCCAAAAGAATGGTACCTAATTtcccctaatttttttgaagagaacAGAGAAGGGAGATTTTAGTCGAGAATGGCTTGAAAGCGTCAAATATTTTCTCATCGAGTTGAAATGATCTAGAGTCATTTTTCCTGGTATCAGACAGAAAATTTGAGATTacgaaaaatgtttaatttttggtattttggacgaacattaattttttcaaaaattcagcttcTAGAAATTATTATCctcatgatttttgaagaaaatgtgttgaattctataaaaaaaataatccctCGAGTACATTTTTATCGTCCTgaaatccgaaaaaaaaactgatgccaagagcaccttcaaatttgaaaaaatcgaaaaaaaagtaatcaggacttttctattaaaaatgttcaaatctgAATCCAGAATCCTTCTGTAAAACTTTCTCTTCCGAGAAAAAAACCACCCTCGGTGCCTCAAGCAATGTTGAACTCTATATACAGAGCTctccaaaattaaattaaaaaataaagagaattttaaaaaaggggggaaGTTGGGTGaatttgttttacaattttaaaattcggtgttagattttctcaaaatttcattccttcCAGAAAAAATCTCCAAGTCCACGCGAGCAATTTTGGCCTCTATGCAGAGCTTgctttggttgaaaaaaattctaaaatagtCAAGAAGATGAATAggtaaacatttcaaaaataataataataataattttcaggACAAAATTCCTCCAAATACTTAATTcgctttttaaatgaaaaaactacCTCCACTCTCCAACTAGAAATAgttataaaaaatgcattttccaaaaaaaaattatgatttcaacCGACCAGGAGGGGTTATTCTTCATGAAAAGAAATTATTCAGAGTAATTctaacacaaaaattgaaaatcacactaaaaaaagaataaaatattgaaaattaaaaaaaaaagtttcactgtTTTCTCTTTTATTTCAGGGTACCTGTCTAACAaaacttccagaaaaaaaatcacgttttcatgacctatttttcacatttttactgcATGAAAAtcccctctcctcccctccccgccaaaaaaaattgaataacttgaaactgcaaggaaattttttttcaatttgaggggcttcatggaaaaggggccttagtcaattttttcattgactTTTACAAGTTTAAAtagacttggaaattttttctctgattgtgagcaaacattttccaattcgtttttttttcttggaaaaacactacaatatcactgaatacggtggaattaataaaaaaaattattttttaatacattcagaattgtaaaaatcaaaaaaacaagtaggtaagtatttcattttttccatttttctgattttttgaatcaatttttaatttattttttttgtatttcgtgggcttttaaaaaaaattcaagtttatttcgagcaaaattcatgattttttcatgactttATAACTTTCATAACCACCAACCataattcatgactttttcatggcTTTCATGATCGTAAGACAtcctattttattattattatttttttttttgattttttatagttTCAGAGTGCTCTATACAGAGGAACCAACGTTGCTTCGGGGACTTGGCGTGGTTTTCTCTCGAAAACTGAGTTAAATTTCGAGGAATGTTGACCcataaattaaagatttttaatCAATGTATTTCAACTATGCATGTATCAcacttttaaaagtattttttccactttgaaaagctcTTAGCACCATTTCAGTTCAATCAggaactaaaattttcagagattttttttttccataaaaacttggaactttgggtaaaaaaaaattcttcacaagTAAAAATAAGGacttttctaataaaaatcTCACGAGTAAAAAAagacagtttttcaatttttcaggaagatttatacctacgtacctactcaacatttgtttcaaaattctatcgtaaaaaatgaatcagaatTCGATAACCACAGACTCCATTCATTTCACAATAATACCTAACAATAAGTACCTAAACCCATCTAACTTTTAAACACAAATCAgacaatctgaaaaaaaattgtaaaaatttgtaaaaatttaccaaccaacCTTAGGTAACTCCTTGCTCGCGACAATATTCATACCACCAACTTGAATCAAATTCGGAAACGTCGGATATGATATTTGAAACGGTGGCTGCGAATTCACAAACGTCATACTGGTATTCTTCACGATCTCGTCCAACGATGGAATACCATCTCCAAAAATCTCTTTAGCCACTTTATTCGAAGGCACAATCGTATAATAATGTCCAACACTCATCCACACCAGATACGCATACGTATTGACTAATCTCTCCCAAAAACTCATCTTGGGAGATACTCCATTCACCACGTGACTGGGCATGAAAGCCGGATTAGAGAAAGCTCCAACGGTGTGCGCGAATCCGGGAAAAATCATATTCGGAAAAATATTAATCATAGGGACACGAAACTTGTACGCGAACCCGGCATACCACTCGTTATGAAGAAGATCAGTTAAAAGTAAATCGAACCGTAGGGTCGAATTTGCTGCCAGAATCGCATCTAGAGCTCGACATTGAAGCACTTGAGACGAATTTGGAATTAAACCTCCGAACAGTTTCACTTCTAAAAGTATCGAACGCACACGAACAATAACATCTACAGATGGAGCGACTACTGTTGGCATACAGCCGCTGATATCAATTTCGCGATACTTTTTAGGCGGAATTTTATCTGGAAATGGCGTGTATACGGTTAGATTATGTCCTCGTTTAGCCAGCTCGTCAAGTAACGGTTTGACAAAAATGTAATGACTCTGGGTACGTATTGGGAAAAAGGCTAAAATATCCGAACCGATCGCGAAATGAAACGAACACAGTAACACTATCACTTGCTTCATAGCTACGATTAAAATTCCTTTATACTCGAAACAAATCGAATTCGTGCATAGAATATCGAAAACACGTGCCTACGATTACACGATTCCGGTACAAATAAACGCCGAAGTTTCCAAATCCAGAAAGTTAGTAGTAATCGGGAAACGAATACACGGAGTAAACCTTATCACATTACGCATCAGGCGAAAAAATGTTGCTATGTATGAAAACCAGTTTATATTTAATTGGTCTACGACCAAACTTGTCCAAATTGTAGCAGTTTTGATCCTTCCTTCACATTTGATGGATGTTCACAACTACAtaaatgggagaaaaatattgaaattggacCAACTTAATCAAAGAAATTGAGTTTGAAAGAGTCTCATCAGCCATCATCATTGACGAACGATTCGTGAAAACAATCGAATCAGTCGTTCttaatagataattttcaatattcaagaTATTCCACAATATTATTGACTCTCGATAAATTTCactatacgaaaaaaattagtgattttgttgaatattttgttcCTATTTTCTTTAATGAATCGTTCAAAATTCACCGAACCGGTTAAATGAGCTGATGAGtggaatcgttcgtgaacgtttCGAGTTAGTTattataaattgtaaaaatgtaaaatgttcaAGTGAGAATTGAGTTCGACGAATTGATGTAttcattttcgaacaatttctcgaaaaaaattgatcaagtcgttcgcaaacgatgcgtttcaaaatttatgggTATTATCGTCAATGATTCTATTACactctctgaaaaaaattgaagatctgAAGATAATTTTAAGTAGAATTTCGTTTCCAATTATGAGAATTTTGGACgaaaagaatcattcgcgaacttcGACAGTTggttttatggaaaaaatcttGTATAGTATATTTTGGCAAACTCATCGAATCTCAGGCAATCTGAATGTGAATTGAGCTCACTTAAGGAATCCGTTCCCAAATGATTCTATGATTTGTTGATAGTGATCGAAGAAttgataagtacataaatacaGAGTT contains:
- the LOC135844663 gene encoding UDP-glycosyltransferase UGT5-like isoform X41 is translated as MKQVIVLLCSFHFAIGSDILAFFPIRTQSHYIFVKPLLDELAKRGHNLTVYTPFPDKIPPKKYREIDISGCMPTVVAPSVDVIVRVRSILLEVKLFGGLIPNSSQVLQCRALDAILAANSTLRFDLLLTDLLHNEWYAGFAYKFRVPMINIFPNMIFPGFAHTVGAFSNPAFMPSHVVNGVSPKMSFWERLVNTYAYLVWMSVGHYYTIVPSNKVAKEIFGDGIPSLDEIVKNTSMTFVNSQPPFQISYPTFPNLIQVGGMNIVASKELPKNIEKFINESKHGVVYFCMGSLLRGETFPPEKREAFLYAFSKIPQRVLWKWEGDVLPGKSDNIMISKWMPQRDILAHPNVKLFISHGGLLGTSEAVYEGVPVLGIPIFGDQRTNIKSLEANGAGELLDYNEISKEVVLEKIQRLLNDPKYKENAKLLSDRYRDRPMSPLDTAVYWTEYVIRHKGAPHLRTAAADMPWYQYLLLDVIAFIVAVLVAGLLIIYYTTKFILRAIYGLICGGGAKKGSSKSDKKKRN